ATGTAAAGAATGCGGGAACATATTTAAATTAATCACGCATGTCTCATGATTAAGCAATTGCTGATAGTCTTTCACCAGTATATGGAAAAGTGAAAATCCTTGTTTGTACTAATAAACATTCTCTGTGTTGCTTTTGTTGCCATTTTCTGTTGAAATCCAGAGCTATTGCAGAGTACCTATCCTGTGATCTTCCTTACAAGCTTTGCACAGATGATATTTTCCTCACATCTGGAGGTACCCAAGCAATCGAGATTGTTATGTCTGTTTTTGGCCAACCAGGTGCCAATATATTGCTTCCAAAGCCCGGGTACCCAAAACATGAAGCACATGCGGTGTTCCACAGGATGGAAGTGCGGCTCTATGATCTTGTTCCAGAGAGAGGATGGGAGATTAATGTTGAAGCTGTTGAAGCTTTAGCAGATGAGAATACTGTTGCAATAGTGATTACTAACCCCAATAACCCTTGTGGTAATGTGTACACTTATGAGCATCTGTCCAAGGTTGGTATGATGGCTGTACAATGCTGGGTAACACCTTACTTCATTTTatttgttccaatttcaatggAGCTTATGTGCCGTATCTTAACTTAGATTGCAGATACAGCAAGCAAGTTCGGTCTGTTAGTCATTGCTGATGAAGTATATGGTCACCTTGTTTATGGAAGCACTCCTTTTGTGCCAATGGGTGTGTTTGGAGAGACTGTTCCAGTACTCACATTGGGAGCTATATCAAAGAGATGGGTTGTCCCTGGCTGGAGATTTGGATGGATAGCAATTTGTGATCCTAAAGGCATTCTGAAAGAAACAAAGGTGAtttgtacatttttttaagCACACTGTTTACTTTTTGTGAtgcgtagtactccctccgtcccaaaatataacaatttttagctctcaggatttgtcccaaaatataacgacttctccaccaacattctcttcccaaccaatcacaaccctccacaattcacttttcccacctagctccactactcatccaatcacaacccttcaccacccacttctacctactttgttaataaccgtgtccaactctaaatcttgttatattctaggacggagggagtagtattttataCTTTAAATGAATTCACATTTCCTTTGTGAGACGTAACTTAAACCTTGTCAATCTTCTTTCACATTAGTAGAACCAGGGAGCTGCCCTATGTCTTTCATAATTTCATATTGTCTAGTCGGCTGTGTGTAGAGGCTGGAGGTGTAAAACACATTTCCATTATTTGTTAAACAAAAAGGGGTGAAAGATGTAGCATATGAAGTATCATTTTACTCATTATTCATGTTCTTTTAGTCCACAATTCTCTATTAGAACCTGTTTCATCCGGCAATTGGAACTTTAGTTATTGATATATAACCAATGCTTCAGATCTGGTAgggaaataaaatatttatcacTAAATTCTTATAATTCATCCAATCATGTTGAGGTAATTTCAGAAGGGTTGAAAGAGAATTTTGAATACTGAGAGTAAAGGCATAAAGATGCTTTGAGTTAGCAACTTAGAGTTGGAAGAGGCTATATTCAACATGCTAGTGATTATGTGTCctgttaattaatttttttaccgTGTGTCTTTTTTAATGGACTTTTTACTGTATCATTTATACGGTTTTTGTATTTGCTCTGGTGGAGATGGAATCAACACAAATAATCTGTGAGGAATCATCCTATTTAGTATCATGGAAATACTTTAAAGGAGGCTTTTTGTGTTGTTTCCTTGAATTAGTTTTCTGTGTGATTGCTTAGCTAATACCTTTGCTGAATGTTTGATACATAACTGAAGGCACCATTCCTTTTCAATTTTTAGGTCGTCGATTCACTCAGAAGCTTTCGAAACCTAACAACAGGTCCTGCAACATTTATTCAGGTTATTTTATGGACTCATAAGTCTCATATCAAATTATCAGTACCTTGGTAGCTAGCTTGCTTACTTTTGGCAGATTAGCAAAATGCCCTTATGCTTTGATAGgggtaaaagaaaatatataacaaTATGTCatggataaaatatatttttctgtaTTACCTTAAAGGTGGAGTCGTTCTCCTCCCACCGCGTACACCGCGCTCGCATGCGTAGGGTGCGTAGGTAACCACTGGATCCAATGTCTTATATAGCACATCCCTACTTATATGGGGGCCGCTGATCTGCGCCTGATCGCCCAGCCCACCCCATCTAGATtctatacgtatacgtatatatacatatgtatataaagtgtatatatatatgtgtatatacgaTAAAATATGtgtaaactttgtatatatatctatagcAATTTTTTGTATGTATACACATACATTTTTgacgtataaaaatatatatacacatatacaaaagtacaaactttgtatacgtacgtAGAAGAAGAacgaaaagaaacaaaaaaaaaggtcatgtatacaaagtttgtatatgtatgtataaaaacccaaaaaaggggaaaaaagcaCCCCTTCCCTCTCCGCGCACACCACGTGGCTTCGTCGCGTGttgggagagggggggggggacgcGCGCGACTAGGCATGCATTAGCAAATCCGTACTTATATGGGCCTGGCCCGTTACAACTTAGGGGAATGTTACTAGTTTTATCAAATATGATACTACTATTTCCCCGTAAAATGCCAAATGCTAGTATTACTTGTTTTCTTAT
The Oryza sativa Japonica Group chromosome 6, ASM3414082v1 DNA segment above includes these coding regions:
- the LOC4340970 gene encoding nicotianamine aminotransferase 1-like isoform X2, giving the protein MEGGRGGKRWRFATPNLAVAAAGERSIQRYLLQLHACLDENGPRPVIPLSHGDPSSSACFRTAPEAEEAVAAAVRSGDYNGYSSPATSLPARRAIAEYLSCDLPYKLCTDDIFLTSGGTQAIEIVMSVFGQPGANILLPKPGYPKHEAHAVFHRMEVRLYDLVPERGWEINVEAVEALADENTVAIVITNPNNPCGNVYTYEHLSKIADTASKFGLLVIADEVYGHLVYGSTPFVPMGVFGETVPVLTLGAISKRWVVPGWRFGWIAICDPKGILKETKVVDSLRSFRNLTTGPATFIQVKLDISQLSDICDDIDFCSKLVKEESVVLLPGRALGMENWLRITFALDPPRLKQGLERVKSFCRRHQSHANMLNISASAKVEPHFGMSKS